The nucleotide window TTGTAGTAGGGCAGGCTCTCAATCATCCTCCAGTTGACATAGTTGGCAGCAGTCTCCTCCAGGGTGCAAACCCGGGTCATCTGGACCTTGGCAACCTGCCAGAACCTCTGGTGCTCCACCACCTTGTCCTGCAGCTCTCGGCGTAACACCAAGTACACTCCATCCAGGGTGTCCTCATACACCtgcagcgcgcacacacacacacacacagacagagaagctGTACAGCTAGATTCCATCAATGGTAACTTAAGAGTTGTTGGTTTGTTGCCAGTTTTTTTACCTTCCTGCGTTTAAGACGACCCCAGTCACGGCCAAGGATCCAGGCAACCAGAGACCTGCACATGGAGAAGTAGCCTTCCACTGACTGGATACCTTGGAAAGGGAcgggcggagagggagagagaaaagatcgGAGAATACAAGAGTAAGATGGTAGAGAAAAGAGGGTTGACATGAAAGAGGAGCCAGCAGCTCTTCAGAGCACCATGCTGGGCCTGTGGATCATCGGTGGCTTTGTAGTCTTTGTAGAAGGGTTGTCATCAGactacagacaggcagagcagTCAAGCACTGCTCCACAGGGGTCGAGGTTATATATAGGTTAGactactagttcacaatacaacCATGGAAGAGGTACAGAGGGGTTACAGGGATTACTCTGGTAGCAGTTTCATTAATCTGAAATTGTCTGCCCAAGTCTGTACACCTGGGCTACATTCATGACTCAGCATTACGACCCCTTTTGTTTTCAACTGGTAGGCATTTGTATAAAGAAATATCAAAGCAAATAGTTGAATCAAATAACAGCATGCCACTCATCTTCACGGGGCACTAACCCATTTTGTACAGACTCATGTGGAAAGCTCTGAAGCGCCTGGAGTAAAGTTCCACCAACTAACTTCTAAGTGGCATCgacagttcacacacactcctaggcTTTTTCCCCAGTCTGCTTTTTTTGGCAGCAAAGAAGTTTGGGAGAGCTCTCCAGATTGGTCAACTGAAAATACATAATCCCACGGTCAAACAAGCCTGCTCTCCCAAATGCCCAGCTACTTACCCAGAGTCTCGTCTCCATGCGCTAGTCTGCCCCTCCAGTAGTCAGCTGTAATTGGATGGAGCGAAGCCAGGTACCTGACGTCACACAGGGTCCCGCCCCAGGTCGCCACCTTAGTCTTGTTGTGACGTCGCCATTGGAGGAAGACCGAGCGGAGCTGGCGGTCAAAGGGTGGGGGCTGACGGAACAACCAATAGGAGAAGAGCCACTGGAATCGGCACTGAGTATACTGGTGGAAAAGGGTCTCCAGTTCTGTATGATCTGGGGAAGAAAATTGTGAATATTTGTTGATTCAACTGATATCATCCATACTACAGCAACCTCTGAACCCAGGAAACCAACGTGAGTGAGGCAACAGACTGATGAGGTTAATGCAGAAGCGCAACTAGTCCCAGCATCCCTGATGCTCCTCCGCTGCAGGGAGAGGTGCCAGAGCTCCCCTCATGTTGGATTACAGAGCCCATCTTTATCCTGCACGGGTCCAGTCATGCTGCGTCTTCGTCCACACTCAATATGATAGGAATCTACTTCAATATAATGTATCAACTCCCAATATTACAGGAAAATAACTGTGTGGAAATGTTTCAGATGcagtttccgtgtgtgtgtgggtgtgtgatatTAACCCACCATGGCAGTGTTGCTTGTTGAGAACATGCTGATAGACCCGGGCAAGGCCTCCATGTTGTTCCACAGCCAGATCATGGAGCTCCTTCCACTCAAACTTCATTAATTCATCCTCTTCGTCCTTATCTGGATATACAAAACATTGCTGGGGTACATGGCAACAATGCACCAAAAAAAACCTTCCTTCAAAATATTAACTACCAGAATAGCCCCAGGACCCACTAAAGTTTGATCAGTGGGAAGAAGTCAACCTGAACACAAGACATGAGTCACCTTTGACTTTTTCCTCCAGTACATCCGCCTCCAACCCCCACAGTTCCTGGATGTCGGCCGAAGGCAGCCTCACGGAGGGCAGCGGCACGGTCGCCTCCACGACTAGCCACTGGGTCCAGTACCGCTGTGGCGGAAAAGGAACCTCAGCGAACAGCCGCTCCTGCATTGAACGGTTGCAGTGTAGGTTCCTGAATAGCGTCCGCCACATAAAGAGCATGCGGAACGCGGCCTTGGCCGTTATTGAGCACGTAGCTGTGGCAAACTGGACCCCGAACGACACCTGGCAACAACATAACTCAATGCACGCGAGTTCATAATTTCCGATATTACACCACAAACCAGTGGCCCCCCATGTTTTATGTTGCTGACTTTTTACTGCCACATTACCTACCTGGAAGTGTTTTTTCCAGAGCGAGTTGCAGGAACAGACTCGGAAGAGGGTTCGACACGTGCTCCCCACACGCAGCAGAGAAGTTGGGTCAAGCTTACGCAGGATAAAGATGAAGATCTCTTCGCTCAAGTTCATCATCCCGATATCTGAGCCTCCACTCGTGTACTCCCACCGCTTGTTATCTTCTCCTGCCTCTTCCGAGATCGCGGACATGAGAGAGAACTTTTCCTGCAACTCGTCCTCCCAGCTGACGTCGTCCAGTTCCATGTTTGGCTGGTGCTACCAGTTGCCATGATGGAGAGCAGGTTATCATGTTGGAACGTTCCATTGTGTTCTAGTGGG belongs to Osmerus mordax isolate fOsmMor3 chromosome 8, fOsmMor3.pri, whole genome shotgun sequence and includes:
- the si:dkeyp-114g9.1 gene encoding uncharacterized protein si:dkeyp-114g9.1, whose product is MELDDVSWEDELQEKFSLMSAISEEAGEDNKRWEYTSGGSDIGMMNLSEEIFIFILRKLDPTSLLRVGSTCRTLFRVCSCNSLWKKHFQVSFGVQFATATCSITAKAAFRMLFMWRTLFRNLHCNRSMQERLFAEVPFPPQRYWTQWLVVEATVPLPSVRLPSADIQELWGLEADVLEEKVKDKDEEDELMKFEWKELHDLAVEQHGGLARVYQHVLNKQHCHDHTELETLFHQYTQCRFQWLFSYWLFRQPPPFDRQLRSVFLQWRRHNKTKVATWGGTLCDVRYLASLHPITADYWRGRLAHGDETLGIQSVEGYFSMCRSLVAWILGRDWGRLKRRKVYEDTLDGVYLVLRRELQDKVVEHQRFWQVAKVQMTRVCTLEETAANYVNWRMIESLPYYKLYMVSGNSVYLNHVQGFLQRKRLVHDWIHLEENVWVQQLLPEPLNSLLEYHHKIPQDSLHGDSVSAQLSRVVWLYLNSGQQLYLEAVKGLVLQYAQAGLACYRCLNPGHSLEQAS